In the Quercus lobata isolate SW786 chromosome 5, ValleyOak3.0 Primary Assembly, whole genome shotgun sequence genome, one interval contains:
- the LOC115992621 gene encoding uncharacterized CRM domain-containing protein At3g25440, chloroplastic-like produces the protein MFVRVLASGALSKSHPFKNLFSNAFFFTPFFFFSKYPLRKTSMGDFICKVLGQEQSASRILCDVKSFPIEGRRWIHSDPFLSSADKVLEPLKQPEKSAIVGGTVDTKVKRKKLKGKRAVVRWLKFFRWKKKKEYERMTAEEKILYKLSKARKKEERFVDGLKKIEPKETSETTHDPEILTPEEHFFFLKMGLKCKNYVPVGRRGIYQGVILNMHLHWKKHQTLQVVVKTFLPEEVREIAAELARLTGGIVLDIHEENTIIMYRGKNYSQPPTEIMSPRITLSRKKALDKSKYRDGLRAVRKYIPKLEQDLELLQAQAKSVPENIQEIEGTEIGRIDPQSSSNFQLNNSDKLKEILNRNKECSEDDPMMDTGMASDSEDLSDIFETESDSETENKAERPLYLDKFEKFPVESDGECEDFEEHLRQISADSKTAKSWEKDSDSPNFDEVDRIFLRAASLLKKKRR, from the exons ATGTTTGTGAGGGTTTTAGCTTCTGGGGCTCTCTCCAAGTCTCATCCTTTCAAGAATCTATTCTCCAATGCTTTCTTCTTCactcccttcttcttcttctccaaatACCCACTTCGCAAAACCag CATGGGTGATTTTATATGCAAGGTACTGGGTCAGGAGCAATCTGCTTCTCGGATCCTCTGCGATGTTAAAAGTTTTCCCATTGAGGGGCGTCGATGGATTCATTCAGACCCATTTTTAAGTTCGGCTGACAAAGTTTTGGAACCACTGAAGCAGCCTGAGAAGAGCGCAATTGTTGGTGGTACTGTTGATACTAAAGTGAAGAGAAAAAAGCTAAAGGGTAAAAGAGCAGTTGTAAGGTGGCTGAAGTTTTTTaggtggaagaagaagaaagagtatgAAAGAATGACTGCAGAAGAAAAAATTCTTTACAAATTGAGTAAG GCTcgaaagaaagaggaaagatTTGTTGATGGCCTTAAGAAGATTGAGCCTAAAGAGACATCAGAAACAACTCATGATCCAGAGATATTGACCCCAGAGgaacactttttctttttaaagatgGGTCTCAAATGCAAGAATTACGTGCCTGTTGGAAGACGGGGAATCTACCAGGGTGTAATTTTGAACATGCATCTGCATTGGAAAAAGCACCAGACTCTGCAGGTGGTGGTCAAGACATTTTTGCCAGAGGAGGTCCGAGAGATTGCTGCTGAGCTGGCAAGATTGACTGGAGGAATTGTGCTTGACATTCATGAAGAGAACACAATTATTATGTACAGGGGGAAGAACTATTCTCAGCCGCCAACGGAGATTATGTCACCCAGAATCACTCTCTCCAGGAAGAAG GCTTTGGATAAATCCAAATATAGAGATGGCCTCCGAGCTGTAAGAAAATATATTCCAAAACTTGAACAGGATCTTGAGTTGCTCCAAGCACAAGCTAAAAGTGTGCCTGAGAATATTCAAGAGATTGAAGGAACTGAAATTGGAAGAATTGATCCCCAGAGCAGTTCAAACTTCCAATTGAACAATTCCGATAAGCTGAAAGAAATATTGAATAGAAACAAGGAATGCTCTGAGGATGATCCTATGATGGATACAGGTATGGCATCAGATTCTGAAGATCTATCAGATATTTTTGAGACTGAATCTGATTCGGAGACTGAGAATAAGGCGGAACGACCTctttatttggataagtttgaAAAATTCCCAGTTGAAAGTGATGGAGAATGTGAAGATTTTGAGGAGCACCTGCGTCAAATATCTGCAGACTCAAAAACTGCCAAATCATGGGAGAAAGATTCTGACTCACCAAATTTTGATGAGGTTGATCGTATATTTCTGCGTGCTGCTTCACTCTTAAAGAAAAAGAGACGATAG
- the LOC115988559 gene encoding protein FAR1-RELATED SEQUENCE 8-like: protein MESPSNQAFDSDESEKCLQIESFVEHEFADYDLSKDVDACIGEIDKIVEQPNESFPLIGNVLEPYIGMEFKSRDDAREFYIAYGRRIGFTVRIHHNRRSRMNNVVIGQDFVCSKEGFREKKYVYRKDRVLPSPPLTREGCPAMLRLALRDGEKWIVTKFIQEHNHTLLSPSKVPWRGSGKSMISEDEKDQRIRELAIELSNERQRCKRRCAAYQEQLHMVLKYIEEHTDHMSRRVQDIVQNVRELEEEEQQDSDL from the exons ATGGAAAGCCCATCTAATCAAGCTTTTGATTCAGATGAGAGTGAAAAATGTTTGCAAATTGAAAGCTTCGTTGAGCATGAATTTGCTGATTATGATCTTTCAAAGGATGTTGATGCTTGTATAGGTGAAATTGATAAGATAGTAGAACAACCAAATGAAAGTTTTCCGTTAATAGGCAATGTGTTAGAACCATACATAGGCATGGAGTTCAAGTCAAGAGATGATGCTCGAGAATTTTATATTGCTTATGGTAGGCGTATTGGGTTTACGGTACGAATTCATCATAATCGGCGCTCACGAATGAATAACGTGGTTATTGGTCAAGATTTTGTTTGTTCAAAAGAAGGTTTTCGTGAAAAGAAGTATGTGTACAGGAAAGATAGAGTTCTTCCTTCACCTCCTCTCACCAGAGAAGGTTGTCCTGCAATGCTGAGGCTAGCTTTAAGAGATGGAGAAAAGTGGATTGTTACCAAATTTATACAAGAACACAATCATACATTATTATCTCCGAGTAAAGTTCCATGGAGAGGATCTGGGAAAAGTATGATAAGTGAG GATGAGAAGGATCAAAGAATTCGAGAGCTGGCCATTGAACTTAGCAATGAGAGACAACGATGTAAACGTCGCTGTGCTGCTTACCAAGAACAGTTACATATGGTGTTGAAATATATTGAGGAGCACACTGACCACATGTCAAGAAGAGTTCAAGATATAGTTCAGAATGTAAGGGAACTTGAGGAGGAGGAGCAGCAGGACTCTGATTTATAA